A genomic region of Streptomyces sp. NBC_00247 contains the following coding sequences:
- a CDS encoding LURP-one-related/scramblase family protein, producing MRLLVRERLFAIGDDYWIEDTEGRKVFLVDGKALRVRDTFELKDANGRVLVELRQKLISIRDTMIIERAGEELARVKKKHLSLLRNHYRVVMADGTELDVSGKILDREFAVDHDGELLAQISRRWLSIRDTYGIDIVREDADASLLIAVAMCVIVLAEKEHDKDD from the coding sequence ATGAGACTTCTCGTACGCGAGCGACTGTTCGCCATCGGTGACGACTACTGGATCGAGGACACCGAGGGCCGCAAGGTGTTCCTCGTCGACGGCAAGGCCCTGCGGGTACGCGACACCTTCGAGCTGAAGGACGCGAACGGCCGGGTCCTCGTGGAACTGCGGCAGAAGCTGATCAGCATCCGCGACACGATGATCATCGAGCGGGCCGGCGAAGAGCTGGCCCGCGTCAAGAAGAAGCACCTGTCGCTGCTCCGCAACCACTACCGGGTGGTGATGGCGGACGGCACCGAGCTCGACGTCAGCGGGAAGATCCTGGACCGCGAGTTCGCCGTCGACCACGACGGCGAGCTGCTGGCCCAGATCTCCCGGCGGTGGCTCAGCATCCGTGACACGTACGGCATCGACATCGTCCGCGAGGACGCGGACGCCTCGCTGCTGATCGCGGTCGCGATGTGCGTGATCGTGCTGGCGGAGAAGGAACACGACAAGGACGACTGA
- a CDS encoding carbon-nitrogen family hydrolase — translation MRASLIQIAVNPDEPVNYRRARVASLVAGEASGPNPADLVVLPELWPVGAFDFTAFAAEAEPLEGPTHEVMSRAAAEAGVWLHAGSFVERAEDGTLYNTSLVFDPRGERAATYRKIHRFGFDQGEAALMGAGEDLVTVPLPDTTLGLATCYDLRFPELFRGLVDAGAQTLVVPAGWPERRRAHWTLLAQARAVENQAYVLAVGTAGTHGGVPQAGHTIAVDPWGEVLGEAGAEEEILRVEFDPAKVEKTRARFPALKDRRLGLERPGAAG, via the coding sequence GTGCGCGCCTCTCTCATCCAGATCGCGGTAAACCCGGACGAACCCGTCAATTACCGTAGGGCGAGGGTGGCTTCCCTCGTAGCGGGCGAGGCGTCAGGTCCGAATCCGGCCGACTTGGTGGTCCTTCCCGAACTCTGGCCGGTCGGCGCCTTCGACTTCACCGCGTTCGCGGCGGAGGCCGAGCCCCTCGAAGGACCCACCCACGAGGTGATGTCCCGCGCGGCGGCCGAGGCGGGCGTCTGGCTGCACGCCGGATCGTTCGTCGAGCGCGCCGAGGACGGCACCCTCTACAACACGTCCCTCGTCTTCGACCCCCGGGGCGAGCGGGCCGCCACCTACCGCAAGATCCACCGCTTCGGCTTCGACCAGGGCGAAGCGGCCCTGATGGGGGCCGGCGAGGACCTCGTCACCGTCCCCCTCCCGGACACCACCCTGGGCCTCGCCACCTGCTACGACCTCCGCTTCCCGGAACTCTTCCGCGGCCTCGTCGACGCGGGCGCCCAGACCCTCGTCGTCCCCGCCGGCTGGCCCGAACGCCGCCGCGCCCACTGGACCCTCCTCGCCCAGGCCCGAGCCGTGGAGAACCAGGCGTACGTCCTCGCCGTGGGCACCGCCGGCACCCACGGCGGCGTCCCCCAGGCGGGCCACACCATCGCGGTCGACCCGTGGGGCGAGGTCCTCGGCGAGGCGGGGGCGGAGGAGGAGATCCTCCGCGTCGAGTTCGACCCGGCCAAGGTGGAGAAGACCCGCGCGCGGTTCCCGGCCCTGAAGGACCGCCGGCTGGGGTTGGAGCGGCCGGGGGCGGCGGGGTGA
- a CDS encoding maleylpyruvate isomerase family mycothiol-dependent enzyme, translated as MTVHPSLQTYADAWTHSIEAITELVLPLAEGDWNRRTPCPAWSVRDIVSHIIGMECEQLGDPRPIHTLPRDLYHVRSDMARYMEMQVDVRRHHTSPEMTSELEYTIIRRSRQLRNESRAPETMVRAPLGAEQTLEVALHMRAFDVWVHEQDLRVALGQPGNLDSPGAHVVRDCLLDALPKVVAKDAGAPPNSAVVLDVQGPLEFLRTIRVDAEGRGSIDGSPSLGPAVTLATDWETFYRLACGRVRPSSVADRIKVEGDEDLAAAILHRFAVTP; from the coding sequence GTGACCGTCCATCCCAGCCTCCAGACCTACGCCGACGCCTGGACCCACTCCATCGAGGCGATAACGGAGCTGGTGCTGCCGCTCGCCGAGGGGGACTGGAACCGTCGTACGCCGTGCCCCGCCTGGTCGGTGCGCGACATCGTGTCGCACATCATCGGCATGGAGTGCGAGCAGCTCGGCGACCCACGGCCGATCCACACACTGCCGCGCGACCTCTACCACGTGCGGAGCGACATGGCGCGGTACATGGAGATGCAGGTCGACGTCCGGCGCCACCACACTTCGCCCGAGATGACCTCGGAGCTGGAGTACACGATCATCCGCCGTTCCCGCCAGCTGCGGAACGAGTCGCGCGCCCCCGAGACGATGGTCCGGGCCCCCTTGGGTGCCGAGCAGACCCTCGAAGTGGCGCTGCACATGAGGGCCTTCGACGTGTGGGTGCACGAGCAGGACCTGCGCGTGGCACTCGGGCAGCCGGGCAACCTGGACTCCCCGGGCGCCCACGTCGTCCGCGACTGCCTTCTCGACGCGCTGCCGAAGGTCGTCGCCAAGGACGCGGGCGCCCCGCCGAACTCGGCCGTGGTGCTCGACGTGCAGGGGCCGCTGGAGTTCCTGCGGACGATCCGGGTGGACGCGGAGGGCCGCGGTTCGATCGACGGTTCGCCGTCGCTGGGTCCCGCCGTGACGCTGGCGACGGACTGGGAGACGTTCTACCGGCTGGCCTGCGGGCGGGTGCGCCCGTCGAGCGTCGCGGACCGGATCAAGGTCGAGGGCGACGAGGACCTGGCGGCGGCCATCCTGCACCGGTTCGCCGTGACCCCGTAG
- a CDS encoding MFS transporter — translation MSSAGAPTLSLPGDPPGGRRAVWTWGVGVAVYFVAIIFRTSLGVAGLDAAERFDVNASALSTFSILQLLVYAGMQIPVGLMVDRLGTKKVLTLGAILFTAGQLGFALSPSYGTALASRALLGCGDAMTFISVLRLGSRWFPARRGPLIGQVAALFGMAGNLVSTLFIARALHGFGWTTTFVGSSAAGVLVLVLMLLFLKDHPEGHEPPPAEHAGAAYVRRQIAACWREPGTRLGMWVHFTTQFPAMVFLLLWGLPFLVEDQGLSRGTAGSLLTLVVLANMSVGLVYGQIIARHHAARLPLALGTVGATALFWAATIFHPGHAPMWLLIVLCVVLGACGPASMIGFDFGRPANPPERQGTASGIVNMGGFVASMTTLFLVGVLLDATGDDYTVAFSSVFFLEALGLVQILRLRKRAAVRESEHHVISRVEAVHVPV, via the coding sequence ATGAGTTCGGCGGGCGCACCCACCCTCTCCTTGCCCGGCGACCCGCCCGGCGGACGCCGCGCCGTGTGGACATGGGGCGTCGGCGTCGCCGTCTACTTCGTCGCGATCATCTTCCGTACGAGCCTGGGGGTCGCCGGACTCGACGCCGCCGAGCGGTTCGACGTCAACGCCTCCGCCCTGTCGACCTTCTCCATACTCCAGTTGCTGGTGTACGCGGGGATGCAGATACCCGTCGGCCTGATGGTCGACCGGCTCGGTACCAAGAAGGTCCTCACCCTCGGGGCGATCCTCTTCACCGCGGGCCAGCTCGGCTTCGCGCTCTCCCCGTCGTACGGCACCGCGCTCGCCTCGCGCGCGCTGCTCGGCTGCGGCGACGCCATGACCTTCATCAGCGTGCTGCGGCTCGGCAGCCGATGGTTCCCGGCCCGGCGCGGACCGCTGATCGGGCAGGTCGCCGCGCTCTTCGGGATGGCGGGCAACCTCGTCTCCACCCTGTTCATCGCCCGCGCCCTGCACGGCTTCGGCTGGACGACCACCTTCGTCGGCAGCTCGGCGGCGGGCGTGCTGGTGCTCGTCCTGATGCTGCTGTTCCTGAAGGACCACCCCGAGGGCCACGAACCCCCGCCCGCGGAGCACGCGGGCGCCGCGTACGTACGCCGTCAGATCGCCGCGTGCTGGCGGGAGCCCGGCACCCGGCTCGGGATGTGGGTGCACTTCACCACGCAGTTCCCGGCGATGGTGTTCCTGCTCCTGTGGGGGCTGCCGTTCCTCGTGGAGGACCAGGGGCTGAGCCGGGGCACCGCCGGCAGCCTGCTCACCCTCGTGGTGCTGGCGAACATGTCGGTGGGGCTCGTCTACGGGCAGATCATCGCCCGCCACCACGCGGCCAGGCTGCCCCTCGCGCTCGGCACGGTCGGGGCGACGGCGCTGTTCTGGGCGGCCACCATCTTCCACCCGGGCCACGCGCCCATGTGGCTGCTGATCGTGTTGTGCGTGGTGCTGGGCGCCTGCGGCCCCGCGTCGATGATCGGGTTCGACTTCGGCCGTCCCGCCAACCCGCCCGAACGCCAGGGCACCGCCTCGGGGATCGTCAACATGGGCGGGTTCGTCGCCTCCATGACCACGCTGTTCCTGGTCGGTGTGCTGCTCGACGCGACGGGCGACGACTACACGGTCGCGTTCTCCTCGGTGTTCTTCCTGGAGGCGCTCGGGCTCGTACAGATCCTGCGCCTGCGGAAGCGCGCGGCGGTGCGCGAGAGCGAGCACCACGTGATCAGCCGGGTCGAAGCGGTGCACGTACCCGTGTGA
- a CDS encoding GntR family transcriptional regulator, protein MPAAPPASPAAHRAEPKPPPAAERVYSHVKEAVLDRRYEGGTLLTEGDLAEVVGVSRTPVREALLRLEVEGLIKLYPKKGALVLAVSAQEIADVVETRLLVEEFAARKAVPASPRLIGRLEELLAEQRTLAEAGDLAAVSVADRCFHAEIVRNAGNQILSRLYDQLRDRQLRMGVAVMEAHPGRIAANIAEHGRLLEAIRSGDADEAAHVVRQHVGRVRVLVRGEDR, encoded by the coding sequence ATGCCTGCAGCTCCTCCCGCGTCCCCTGCTGCCCACCGGGCGGAACCCAAACCACCCCCCGCCGCCGAACGCGTCTACTCCCACGTCAAGGAGGCGGTCCTGGACCGCCGCTACGAAGGCGGGACGCTCCTGACCGAAGGGGACCTCGCCGAAGTGGTCGGCGTCTCCCGGACCCCGGTGCGCGAGGCGCTGCTCCGCCTCGAAGTGGAAGGGCTGATCAAGCTCTACCCGAAGAAGGGCGCCCTCGTCCTCGCCGTCTCCGCGCAGGAGATCGCCGACGTCGTCGAAACCCGCCTGCTGGTCGAGGAGTTCGCCGCCCGCAAGGCGGTGCCCGCCTCCCCGCGGCTGATCGGCCGGCTCGAAGAGCTGCTGGCCGAACAGCGCACCCTCGCCGAGGCGGGGGACCTGGCCGCGGTCTCCGTCGCGGACCGCTGCTTCCACGCCGAGATCGTGCGCAACGCCGGCAACCAGATCCTCTCCCGCCTCTACGACCAGCTGCGCGACCGGCAGTTGAGGATGGGCGTCGCCGTGATGGAGGCGCACCCCGGCAGGATCGCCGCCAACATCGCCGAGCACGGCCGGCTGTTGGAAGCCATTCGATCGGGTGATGCCGACGAGGCCGCACACGTTGTCCGGCAGCACGTCGGCCGGGTCAGGGTGCTCGTGCGGGGTGAGGACCGATGA
- a CDS encoding D-alanyl-D-alanine carboxypeptidase family protein gives MKFRIAGIRRTSVAATVTLTAGAVIAGGALATTAQAATVPTPTVVAPGGFVMNNANASTLYSKGADTRRATGSTTKIMTAKVVLAQKNLNLNSTVTIQKAYSDYIVAKGASSAHLIVGDKVTVRQLLYGLMLPSGCDAAYALADKFGVGTTRAARVKSFLGKMNADAKALGLKNTHFDSFDGISNGSNYSTPRDLTKIASSAMKNSTFRAVVATKSTKQKVITKSGGYRYMSWTNTNKLLSSYSGMIGVKTGSGSNAKYCLVFAATRNGKTVIGAVLASTSEATRTTDVKKLLDYGFKK, from the coding sequence TTGAAATTCCGCATTGCGGGCATTCGTCGCACTTCTGTCGCGGCGACCGTAACCCTGACGGCCGGTGCCGTCATCGCAGGTGGGGCGCTCGCCACCACCGCGCAGGCGGCCACGGTTCCGACGCCCACCGTCGTCGCGCCCGGCGGGTTCGTGATGAACAACGCCAACGCCTCGACGCTCTACTCCAAGGGCGCCGACACCCGCCGCGCCACCGGCTCCACCACCAAGATCATGACCGCCAAGGTGGTGCTGGCCCAGAAGAACCTCAACCTGAACAGCACCGTCACGATCCAGAAGGCGTACAGCGACTACATCGTCGCCAAGGGCGCGTCCTCGGCGCACCTGATCGTCGGCGACAAGGTCACCGTGCGCCAGCTGCTGTACGGCCTGATGCTGCCGTCCGGCTGCGACGCGGCGTACGCGCTGGCCGACAAGTTCGGCGTCGGCACGACCCGCGCGGCCCGCGTGAAGTCCTTCCTCGGCAAGATGAACGCCGACGCGAAGGCCCTCGGCCTGAAGAACACGCACTTCGACTCGTTCGACGGCATAAGCAATGGCTCGAACTACTCGACGCCGCGCGACCTGACCAAGATCGCCAGCAGTGCCATGAAGAACTCCACCTTCCGCGCCGTCGTCGCCACGAAGTCGACGAAGCAGAAGGTCATCACGAAGAGCGGTGGCTACCGCTACATGTCGTGGACCAACACCAACAAGCTGCTGAGCAGTTACAGCGGCATGATCGGTGTCAAGACCGGCTCCGGCAGCAACGCCAAGTACTGCCTGGTCTTCGCCGCGACCCGCAACGGCAAGACGGTGATCGGCGCCGTCCTGGCCTCCACCTCCGAGGCCACCCGGACCACCGACGTGAAGAAGCTCCTGGACTACGGCTTCAAGAAGTAG
- a CDS encoding PA14 domain-containing protein codes for MTPFSRVRLRTAAAVSVAATSCTLLSAVGATPAAAAAVTCKTNYFTRTYYANTTFAGTPKKTDCDNAMDQNWGSGAPVSGLPKDNFAVRYSVTRDFGSGGPFTLAASALDGVRVYLDGVRKIDIWKNGSATVSKSVNLTVPSGKHTLRVDYVNWTGSAAVKFGYAPRTSKTYDKVEPRTPTGVKVVHDTASGKVKMTYPASVEMDLAGYRIYRRLAGTTTYTLVASGAATSYTGLNPEPGKTYYYEVRAVDKAGNVSTGSADVPVVSPLMTTPTGLAATGTDTGITVTWKPVAGATRYLLNRSGSGAATTVSVTGTSFSDTTVARSAQWQYRVAAVDGAGRTSAYTPATSTAASAHRTVAAPHSLTAVPAASSVTLSWLRATTDGSVSGYHVYRSTALPVDTKAAPVADVVASTLLADGSRRFTWTDDYPVGDTTYHYVVKAFDSTGKESAAAANVTATTLHEDLTPPAPVTGLAAEATDYGVELRWKIDTEPDIARQRVLIGELVTDEEEGTSVCYAVSSAYVGPTVTSYRDVRLPDGEERCYFIDVQDTSGNHSMSDPEANPVVTVTERDLTPTVETPEGTPVTLTADDGAAGGVRLAWQPVTGAAGYTVERWNPEAGAYEEISAAGTPYTGLSFTDAEAAAGTTHFYRVAALYADGTASVPGTAWVVLEPAA; via the coding sequence GTGACCCCCTTCTCCCGCGTACGGCTGCGCACGGCCGCCGCCGTGTCCGTCGCGGCGACCTCCTGCACCCTGCTCTCGGCCGTCGGCGCCACCCCGGCGGCTGCCGCCGCGGTGACCTGCAAGACCAACTACTTCACGCGCACCTACTACGCGAACACCACGTTCGCCGGTACGCCGAAGAAGACCGACTGCGACAACGCGATGGACCAGAACTGGGGCTCCGGCGCACCCGTGTCCGGTCTGCCGAAGGACAACTTCGCGGTCCGCTACTCCGTCACCCGCGACTTCGGCTCCGGCGGCCCCTTCACCCTCGCCGCCTCGGCGCTCGACGGGGTGCGGGTGTACCTCGACGGCGTACGCAAGATCGACATCTGGAAGAACGGCTCGGCCACGGTGTCGAAGTCCGTCAACCTCACCGTCCCGTCCGGCAAGCACACCCTGCGCGTCGACTACGTCAACTGGACCGGCTCCGCCGCCGTCAAGTTCGGCTACGCGCCCCGCACGTCGAAGACGTACGACAAGGTCGAGCCGCGCACGCCCACCGGCGTGAAGGTCGTCCACGACACCGCCTCCGGCAAGGTGAAGATGACCTATCCGGCGAGCGTGGAGATGGACCTCGCCGGATACCGGATCTACCGCCGCCTGGCCGGCACCACCACCTACACCCTCGTCGCCTCGGGCGCGGCCACCAGTTACACGGGCCTCAACCCCGAGCCCGGCAAGACCTATTACTACGAGGTCCGTGCCGTCGACAAGGCCGGGAACGTCTCCACGGGCTCGGCCGACGTCCCCGTGGTCTCGCCGCTGATGACCACCCCGACCGGCCTCGCCGCGACGGGCACGGACACCGGCATCACGGTGACCTGGAAGCCGGTGGCGGGCGCGACCCGCTATCTGCTGAACCGCAGCGGCTCCGGAGCCGCCACCACCGTGTCGGTCACCGGCACCTCCTTCAGCGACACCACCGTCGCCCGGTCCGCCCAGTGGCAGTACCGGGTGGCCGCCGTGGACGGTGCGGGCCGCACCTCCGCCTACACCCCCGCGACCAGCACGGCCGCCTCCGCGCACCGCACGGTCGCCGCCCCGCACAGCCTGACGGCGGTCCCCGCCGCGTCCTCCGTGACGCTCTCCTGGCTCCGGGCGACCACCGACGGCTCGGTCTCCGGCTACCACGTGTACCGCTCCACGGCCCTGCCCGTGGACACCAAGGCCGCGCCCGTCGCGGACGTCGTCGCCTCGACCCTGCTCGCGGACGGCAGCCGCCGGTTCACCTGGACGGACGACTATCCGGTGGGCGACACCACGTACCACTACGTGGTCAAGGCGTTCGACTCCACCGGCAAGGAGTCCGCGGCCGCCGCGAACGTCACCGCCACGACCCTCCACGAGGACCTCACGCCCCCGGCGCCCGTCACCGGCCTGGCCGCCGAGGCGACCGACTACGGCGTCGAACTGCGCTGGAAGATCGACACCGAGCCCGACATCGCGCGCCAGCGGGTGCTGATCGGCGAACTGGTCACGGACGAGGAGGAGGGCACCTCGGTCTGCTACGCGGTGTCGTCCGCGTACGTCGGCCCCACCGTCACCTCGTACCGGGACGTCCGGCTGCCCGACGGTGAAGAGCGCTGCTACTTCATCGACGTCCAGGACACCTCCGGCAACCACAGCATGAGCGACCCGGAGGCCAACCCGGTCGTGACCGTCACCGAGCGGGATCTGACGCCCACCGTCGAGACCCCGGAGGGCACCCCGGTCACCCTCACCGCCGACGACGGCGCCGCCGGTGGCGTCCGGCTCGCCTGGCAGCCGGTCACCGGCGCCGCCGGTTACACGGTCGAGCGCTGGAACCCGGAGGCCGGAGCGTACGAGGAGATCTCGGCGGCGGGCACGCCGTACACGGGCCTCTCCTTCACCGACGCCGAAGCCGCCGCCGGCACCACGCACTTCTACCGCGTGGCCGCCCTCTACGCCGACGGCACCGCCTCGGTCCCGGGCACCGCCTGGGTGGTGCTGGAGCCTGCCGCGTGA
- a CDS encoding NmrA/HSCARG family protein: MTTRSAPVLVVGATGRQGGATARALLASGFAVRALVRDPATDRARAVESLGAELVTGDLDDRSSLTRAAAGARAVFSVQMPDVNGRAFEGEVEQAVNLIESARAAGVPQFVHTSVSGAGRHTDRVRGDWAWMEPYYAAKAGIQDRVREAGFDHWTLIKPGFFMENFLLDAGIMFPRGIEGGLVSLLKPATRLSLVAVEDIGAAAAAAVAEPERFDGVELELASDSLTMVDIAGVLSRRLGTEVTAPDLTGEEAVAAGMPDMGFGQAHINEYPQPALPEFARSLGIPLTTFEAWTRAHLRAVA, from the coding sequence ATGACTACTCGATCCGCTCCCGTCCTGGTCGTCGGTGCCACCGGCCGGCAGGGCGGCGCCACCGCCCGCGCCCTGCTCGCCTCGGGCTTCGCGGTCCGGGCGCTGGTCCGCGACCCGGCGACCGACCGGGCGAGAGCCGTCGAATCGCTCGGCGCCGAACTGGTCACCGGCGACCTCGACGACCGCTCCTCCCTGACCAGGGCCGCCGCAGGGGCCCGCGCCGTCTTCTCCGTCCAGATGCCCGACGTGAACGGACGCGCTTTCGAAGGTGAGGTCGAACAGGCCGTCAATCTGATCGAGAGCGCCAGGGCCGCCGGGGTGCCGCAGTTCGTGCACACCTCCGTCTCCGGTGCCGGGCGCCACACGGACCGGGTCAGGGGCGACTGGGCCTGGATGGAGCCGTACTACGCGGCGAAGGCCGGGATTCAGGACCGGGTGCGGGAGGCGGGCTTCGACCACTGGACGCTGATCAAACCGGGCTTCTTCATGGAGAACTTCCTCCTCGACGCGGGCATCATGTTCCCGCGCGGGATCGAGGGCGGCCTCGTGAGCCTTCTGAAGCCCGCCACCCGGCTGTCGCTGGTCGCGGTCGAGGACATCGGCGCGGCAGCCGCCGCGGCTGTCGCGGAGCCGGAGCGGTTCGACGGGGTCGAGCTGGAGCTGGCGAGCGACAGTCTGACCATGGTGGACATCGCCGGGGTCCTCTCCCGCCGGCTGGGCACCGAAGTGACCGCGCCCGACCTGACCGGGGAGGAGGCGGTCGCCGCCGGGATGCCGGACATGGGCTTCGGACAGGCGCACATCAACGAGTACCCTCAGCCCGCGCTCCCCGAGTTCGCCCGATCCCTCGGTATCCCCCTCACCACCTTCGAGGCGTGGACCCGCGCACACCTGCGCGCCGTCGCCTGA
- a CDS encoding TetR/AcrR family transcriptional regulator — protein sequence MTAQRADARRNYARILAVAEEEVAAHGRDASLEQIARVAGVGSATVRRHFPGRRALLEAVFGERIEALCARAGELAGAADARAALLEWLGALTTYAASARGMADALVQEGMTGDPEHVNACAAKLTGAADPLLRHAARAGAVAPQVTVADLVALVTGIALATEHHPDSVAEAHRLLGLTVGGISPRG from the coding sequence ATGACCGCCCAGCGCGCGGACGCCCGGCGCAACTACGCGCGCATCCTCGCCGTCGCGGAGGAGGAGGTCGCCGCGCACGGCCGTGACGCGTCCCTGGAGCAGATCGCCCGGGTCGCGGGGGTCGGCTCGGCCACCGTGCGCAGGCACTTCCCCGGCCGGCGCGCGCTGCTGGAGGCGGTGTTCGGCGAGCGGATCGAGGCACTGTGCGCCCGCGCGGGCGAGCTGGCCGGAGCGGCGGACGCGCGCGCCGCACTGCTGGAGTGGCTGGGCGCGCTCACCACGTACGCCGCCTCCGCGCGGGGAATGGCCGACGCGCTCGTCCAGGAAGGGATGACGGGCGACCCGGAGCACGTCAACGCCTGTGCGGCGAAGCTCACCGGGGCGGCCGACCCGCTGTTGCGGCATGCCGCGCGGGCGGGCGCGGTGGCCCCCCAGGTGACCGTCGCCGACCTGGTCGCGCTGGTGACGGGCATCGCCCTCGCCACGGAACACCACCCGGACTCCGTCGCCGAGGCGCACCGGCTGCTCGGCCTGACGGTGGGGGGCATCAGCCCTCGGGGGTGA
- a CDS encoding DUF3618 domain-containing protein: MNDMPHSRPAHDEPLTPEELRVEAEATREQLGRTVEALAAKADVKAQVQRKAEDAKAQVHGKATEAKVQARLAAMDAKAQVREKAGTAKVRAREKAALAKDRAARIARDAQEKLPPPVVDKAMRAKARLGSTASAVAAKVEAKTPDAFAEQAGRAQRAVGRRSGPLLAVGIVGLLLVVGKRRAGKR, translated from the coding sequence ATGAACGACATGCCCCATTCCCGGCCCGCGCACGACGAACCCCTGACCCCCGAAGAACTGCGGGTGGAGGCGGAAGCGACGCGCGAGCAGCTCGGCCGGACCGTCGAAGCCCTGGCGGCGAAGGCGGACGTGAAGGCGCAGGTCCAGCGCAAGGCCGAAGACGCCAAGGCGCAGGTCCATGGCAAGGCGACGGAAGCCAAGGTCCAGGCCCGGCTGGCGGCGATGGACGCCAAGGCCCAGGTGCGGGAGAAGGCCGGGACGGCGAAGGTCCGGGCGCGGGAGAAGGCGGCGCTCGCCAAGGACCGGGCGGCCCGGATCGCCCGGGACGCCCAGGAGAAGCTTCCGCCTCCGGTGGTGGACAAGGCGATGCGCGCGAAGGCCCGGCTCGGGTCGACGGCCTCGGCCGTTGCCGCGAAGGTCGAGGCGAAGACTCCGGACGCGTTCGCGGAGCAGGCGGGCCGTGCTCAGCGCGCAGTCGGCCGCCGAAGCGGGCCGTTGCTCGCCGTGGGCATCGTCGGCCTGCTCCTGGTGGTCGGCAAGCGCCGTGCCGGGAAGCGCTGA
- a CDS encoding phage holin family protein: MNTIEHAGDRHGTDYAADHGKGRATGAGGTGPEGGRRAEDSSVGALVTQASQQLSQLVRDEMRLAQAEMTQKGKRFGLGGGLFGGAATVGFLALASLVAAAIAGLATALPVWASALVVCAVLAAVAAFLAVKGKKEIALATPPKPERTIDNVKADMAEIKEKAHR, translated from the coding sequence ATGAACACGATCGAGCATGCCGGCGACCGGCACGGCACCGACTACGCCGCCGACCACGGCAAGGGTCGCGCCACCGGCGCCGGCGGCACCGGCCCCGAAGGAGGCCGACGGGCCGAGGACTCCTCGGTCGGGGCACTGGTGACCCAGGCGTCCCAGCAGCTGTCACAGCTGGTACGGGACGAAATGCGCCTCGCCCAGGCCGAGATGACGCAGAAGGGCAAGCGGTTCGGTCTGGGCGGCGGCCTGTTCGGCGGCGCGGCCACCGTGGGTTTCCTCGCGCTGGCGTCCCTGGTCGCCGCTGCGATCGCCGGTCTGGCCACCGCCCTTCCGGTGTGGGCTTCCGCGCTGGTCGTGTGCGCGGTGCTCGCGGCGGTCGCCGCGTTCCTCGCCGTCAAGGGGAAGAAGGAGATCGCTCTGGCCACCCCGCCCAAGCCCGAGCGGACCATCGACAACGTCAAGGCCGACATGGCGGAGATCAAGGAGAAGGCGCACCGATGA
- a CDS encoding phosphatase PAP2 family protein → MYGTADEGTDRTLLVGAAALRRGDRLLTRRVARWRSPVTREVLPAVESAAEHTKLWWAAAGAMAALGGGRQRKAAVAGLAAMGIAEFLSNGVGKRLYERRRPPAELIPHDGVHDRPDSSSFPSGHTAAAVGFAAGVAAVSPVAGAFCAVPAALVAVERVQSGAHYPSDVAAGAVLGLASAWLVHRAPKPWWSRLLRG, encoded by the coding sequence GTGTACGGAACAGCGGACGAAGGCACGGATCGGACTCTTCTCGTCGGGGCGGCGGCCCTGCGGCGGGGTGACCGCCTGCTGACCCGCCGGGTGGCGCGGTGGCGGTCGCCGGTGACGCGGGAGGTGCTGCCCGCAGTGGAGTCGGCGGCCGAGCACACCAAGCTGTGGTGGGCCGCCGCCGGCGCCATGGCCGCGCTCGGCGGCGGCCGGCAGCGGAAGGCCGCGGTCGCCGGACTGGCCGCCATGGGGATCGCGGAGTTCCTCTCCAACGGCGTGGGCAAGCGGCTCTACGAGCGTCGCAGACCGCCTGCCGAGCTGATCCCGCACGACGGCGTCCACGACCGGCCCGACAGTTCGTCGTTCCCCTCCGGCCACACCGCCGCTGCCGTCGGGTTCGCCGCGGGGGTCGCCGCCGTCTCCCCGGTCGCGGGCGCGTTCTGTGCCGTTCCCGCCGCGCTGGTGGCGGTCGAGCGGGTGCAGTCCGGAGCGCACTATCCGAGTGACGTCGCTGCCGGAGCGGTCCTGGGACTGGCGAGTGCCTGGCTGGTCCACCGCGCTCCGAAGCCGTGGTGGAGCCGGCTGCTCCGAGGGTGA